One window of the Candidozyma auris chromosome 6, complete sequence genome contains the following:
- the SUA71 gene encoding transcription factor TFIIB has protein sequence MDSSALKSEEPFKGPNLNVTLMCPDCKTFPPNLIERFSEGDIVCGDCGFVLSDRVVDTRSEWRTFSNDDQNGDDPSRVGDAGNPLLDTENLSTMISYVPENVKTGRDLNRAQAKSLVDKKDNALLAAFTKISQMCDAIQLPKSVVDIAKEVYKLVYEERQLKGKSQESIMAAAIYLGCKMAKLSRSLKEIWALTNVPIKTTESIARKCSEEGILAGRSPITVAATVIYFACLLFDAQVTPAKIGSKTGVSDGTIKTAFKVACKDKDKLVDPKWIESGKAKLDNLPQS, from the exons ATGGACTCCCTGGCGCTTAAGCTGGAGGAGCCTTTCAAGGGTCCAAACTTGAATGTTACCCTCATGTGTCCCGACTGCAAGACGTTCCCACCTAATCTTATTGAGAGATTCAGTGAGGGTGATATAGTCTGCGGTGATTGCGGATTTGTCCTTAGCGACCGTGTTGTGGACACTAGGTCTGAATGGAGAACATTCAGTAACGACGATCAAAACGGAGACGATCCGAGCCGTGTGGGTGACGCCGGAAATCCTCTTTTGGACACAGAGAATCTCTCCACGATGATTTCGTACGTACCTGAAAACGTCAAGACCGGACGTGATTTGAATAGAGCTCAAGCGAAGTCGTTGGTGGATAAGAAGGACAACGCTTTGTTGGCTGCCTTCACCAAGATTTCGCAGATGTGTGATGCCATCCAGCTACCGAAAAGTGTCGTTGACATAGCCAAAGAAGTGTACAAGCTTGTCTATGAGGAACGCCAGCTTAAGGGAAAGTCACAGGAATCTATCATGGCTGCAGCCATTTACTTGGGCTGCAAGATGGCCAAATTATCAAGATCACTCAAAGAGATTTGGGCTCTCACGAATGTGCCCATAAAGACGACAG AGTCCATCGCACGTAAATGTTCCGAAGAGGGCATCTTGGCAGGTAGATCGCCCATCACTGTTGCCGCAACCGTGATTTATTTTGCTTGTTTGCTTTTCGATGCCCAGGTTACTCCTGCAAAGATCGGCAGCAAGACAGGTGTCAGTGACGGTACCATAAAAACTGCATTCAAGGTTGCGTGCAAGGATAAGGATAAGTTGGTGGATCCCAAATGGATCGAGAGTGGTAAGGCAAAGCTTGATAATTTGCCGCAGAGCTAG